A single genomic interval of Nitrosomonadales bacterium harbors:
- the tldD gene encoding metalloprotease TldD produces the protein MGASAQTVPFDTLFATAQQSLLAPFSLESKHIEQVFAGMMAHRLDYADLYFQYSRAESWSLEEGIVKSGSFNIDQGVGVRAVSGEKTAFAYSDDISLNALDSAAQATRAIARQGGNRKAPLLHYGSRRDIYLPHDPIASLKDSDKVALLERIERYARSLDPRVVQVMAGLSGEYEVVMVARSDGLMNADIRPLVRLSVTVIIESNGRREQGSAGGGGRFDYGYFDDAMLRNYAAQAVHQAAVNLDAAPAPAGNMTVVLGNGWPGILLHEAIGHGLEGDFNRKGSSAFAGRIGERVAAQGVTVVDDGTLASRRGSLQMDDEGNPTQCTTLIENGILKGYLQDSLNARLMGVDTTGNARRESYAHLPMPRMTNTYMLNGDKDPQEIIASVRHGLYAVNFGGGQVDITSGKFVFSTAEAYLIEDGRITRPVKGATLIGNGPDVLTRISMIGNDMALDPGVGTCGKEGQSVPVGVGQPTVKIDGLTVGGTA, from the coding sequence ATGGGTGCGTCCGCTCAGACCGTCCCGTTCGATACGCTGTTCGCCACAGCGCAGCAATCGCTGCTGGCGCCGTTCTCCCTCGAATCGAAGCATATCGAACAGGTGTTCGCCGGCATGATGGCGCACCGGCTCGATTATGCCGATCTGTATTTCCAGTACAGCCGCGCCGAGAGCTGGTCGCTGGAAGAGGGTATCGTCAAGTCCGGCAGCTTCAATATCGACCAGGGCGTGGGTGTACGTGCGGTGAGCGGCGAGAAGACCGCCTTCGCCTATTCCGATGACATCAGCCTGAATGCGCTGGACAGTGCGGCACAAGCCACGCGGGCGATCGCGCGGCAGGGTGGCAACCGCAAGGCGCCGTTGCTGCACTACGGCTCGCGGCGCGACATCTATCTGCCGCACGACCCGATCGCCAGCCTCAAGGACTCCGACAAGGTTGCGCTGCTGGAACGCATCGAACGTTATGCGCGCTCGCTCGACCCGCGCGTCGTGCAGGTGATGGCCGGGCTGTCGGGAGAATACGAAGTGGTGATGGTGGCGCGCAGCGACGGCCTGATGAATGCCGATATCCGCCCGCTGGTGCGCCTGTCGGTCACTGTGATCATTGAAAGCAACGGCCGCCGCGAACAGGGCTCGGCGGGCGGTGGCGGGCGTTTCGATTACGGCTATTTCGACGATGCGATGCTGCGCAACTATGCAGCTCAGGCGGTGCATCAGGCGGCGGTCAACCTGGATGCCGCACCGGCGCCGGCGGGCAACATGACCGTGGTGCTGGGCAACGGCTGGCCCGGCATCCTGCTGCACGAAGCGATCGGGCACGGACTGGAAGGCGATTTCAACCGCAAGGGCAGTTCGGCCTTTGCGGGCCGGATCGGCGAACGCGTCGCGGCACAAGGCGTGACCGTCGTGGACGACGGCACGCTGGCCAGCCGGCGCGGCTCACTGCAGATGGACGACGAGGGTAACCCGACGCAATGCACCACGCTGATCGAGAACGGCATCCTGAAAGGCTATCTGCAGGACTCGCTCAACGCGAGGCTGATGGGCGTGGACACGACCGGAAACGCGCGGCGCGAATCCTACGCGCACCTGCCGATGCCGCGCATGACCAATACCTATATGCTCAACGGCGACAAGGATCCACAGGAGATCATCGCATCGGTCAGGCACGGCCTGTACGCGGTGAATTTCGGCGGCGGACAGGTGGATATCACCAGCGGCAAGTTCGTGTTCTCCACGGCCGAAGCCTACCTGATCGAAGACGGCAGGATCACCCGCCCGGTGAAAGGCGCGACGCTGATCGGCAACGGGCCGGACGTGCTGACGCGCATCTCGATGATCGGCAACGACATGGCGCTCGACCCCGGTGTCGGTACCTGCGGCAAGGAAGGGCAGAGCGTACCGGTCGGCGTGGGACAACCCACGGTGAAGATCGACGGGCTGACGGTGGGCGGCACGGCCTAG
- a CDS encoding adenylate/guanylate cyclase domain-containing protein, whose amino-acid sequence MTNFPGIIPEITEETTDTQEEKLRKSLLIFACAFMNLAVVLWLAIYWMMGLHYSANVPVGYQIISVASLLYYFKTKRFETFRFIQLSLFLFAPFVMQWSIGSSVTSSGVMLWALLAPIGALVVSSWRESIPWFIAYIVMTVVSGTFDYFLGQEVGGVPMKTIGIFFALNFAAMSSIIYFLVRYFVVEMDRIKDQLDQQHQLLAEEQKKSERVLLNVLPDSIAQRLKHNQDLIADGHADVTVMFADLVDFTQLTESLSPEQMVALLNRIFSGFDELCEKHGVEKIKTIGDAYMVVGGLSRERDNYTCDIANLALEMRESINKDPQFAKYKLGIHTGIATGPVVAGVIGTKRFIYDLWGDTVNIASRLTDEAVRDVIQVDKTTYNRIRHEYDFAPPAIIHVKGKGEMIMYRLNSLVDSNAQAPQTGQGASA is encoded by the coding sequence ATGACGAATTTTCCAGGAATCATTCCGGAAATCACCGAGGAAACGACGGACACGCAAGAAGAGAAATTGCGCAAGAGTCTGTTGATCTTCGCCTGTGCCTTCATGAATCTGGCGGTGGTGCTGTGGCTGGCGATCTACTGGATGATGGGGCTGCACTATTCGGCCAACGTACCGGTCGGATACCAGATCATCTCGGTCGCTTCGCTACTCTACTACTTCAAGACCAAACGCTTCGAGACATTCCGTTTCATCCAGTTGAGCCTGTTCCTGTTCGCTCCGTTCGTCATGCAATGGAGCATCGGGAGTTCCGTGACCTCCAGCGGTGTGATGCTCTGGGCATTGCTGGCGCCGATCGGCGCGCTGGTCGTGTCGAGCTGGCGCGAGTCCATTCCCTGGTTCATCGCCTATATCGTGATGACGGTCGTGTCCGGCACGTTCGATTATTTCCTCGGGCAGGAAGTCGGGGGCGTGCCGATGAAAACCATCGGCATATTCTTTGCGCTCAATTTCGCCGCGATGTCTTCCATCATCTATTTCCTGGTGCGCTATTTCGTCGTGGAGATGGACAGGATCAAGGATCAGCTCGACCAGCAGCACCAGTTGCTGGCCGAAGAACAGAAGAAATCGGAGCGGGTGTTGCTCAACGTGTTGCCGGACAGCATCGCGCAACGGCTGAAGCATAACCAGGATCTGATCGCCGACGGCCATGCCGACGTGACAGTGATGTTCGCCGACCTGGTGGATTTCACGCAGCTGACCGAATCGCTTTCGCCGGAGCAGATGGTGGCGTTGCTCAACAGGATATTTTCCGGGTTCGACGAGCTATGCGAAAAACATGGCGTCGAGAAGATCAAGACGATAGGCGATGCCTACATGGTGGTGGGCGGTCTGAGCCGTGAACGCGACAACTACACCTGCGACATCGCGAACCTGGCGCTGGAGATGCGCGAATCCATCAACAAGGATCCGCAATTCGCGAAATACAAGCTGGGCATCCATACCGGCATCGCCACCGGGCCGGTGGTGGCCGGGGTGATCGGCACCAAGCGTTTCATCTACGACCTGTGGGGCGACACAGTGAACATCGCCAGCCGGCTGACCGATGAAGCCGTGCGGGATGTGATCCAGGTGGATAAGACCACTTACAACCGCATCAGGCACGAATACGATTTTGCGCCGCCCGCCATCATCCACGTCAAGGGCAAGGGCGAGATGATCATGTACCGCCTCAATTCGCTTGTCGATAGCAACGCCCAGGCGCCGCAAACGGGTCAGGGCGCTTCCGCCTGA
- a CDS encoding cation:proton antiporter translates to MPISEIVLITMGLLTVAMLAAGIERKLPIPYTVFLVIIGILMGEAARDWTALGPLLEFQLTPELVLFLLLPALIFESAFNLDARQLLKDIGPVMAMAIPALLLSTAIIGIGLWLSLGIDLVIALLFGALISATDPVAVIALFKELGAPLRLTILVEGESLLNDATAIVVFSILMGILASGTFAWSDAGGAVGEFIRVFFGGILVGTIIGIVLSELLYRMGLGVSSYIILSLILAYASFAVAEHLLHVSGVMAVIAGAITLGLLGVSRIPQSATHVVKETWEMIALVCNSLLFLMVGVSVDAAQVIGSIDVIAVAVVLVVAARAATVYSVVPAAVRLFRLPHVSLGDRHIMWWGGLKGGLAIAIVMSIPNSIAEKTLLMNLTLGVVMFSLLINAPTIRPLIKYLGIDRLTDDERAEVRHGLDQSKASANGALEHFYRTGLITGSTRTIIENRNRDIFTSEATTRTSNKDIRYLTISALRIEIEELKHLYDIGMLRYYNYLDIRNNIKLDRESWIANPEKVSSGKQPKNSNYFVRIENAILRRLRELDWAAGLLSRYQYMRFSNSLQRDIAGILLCHAVLDALDKETGYDRDVRDSVVGVYRDRLQRRQRRANLVAEEYPEFFNRFITRLLSKVSLNVADEYIQQAYQHGEVGPKAFALIERVIKAEIARIPPISEAPPKLLPSDLIGTVPLLNGLSAELLRRLADNAQSVTFMAKDIVIGEGEKGDALYLISHGHVAVYREEQPETILAELKDGDFFGEMALLGDQVRTASVRAVRPTTVLRLRHKDVMSLAEMEPELKSRLEEADKARRKADQ, encoded by the coding sequence ATGCCGATCTCGGAAATCGTACTGATCACGATGGGGCTGCTGACCGTCGCCATGCTGGCAGCGGGCATCGAACGCAAGCTGCCGATCCCCTACACGGTGTTCCTGGTCATCATCGGCATCCTCATGGGCGAGGCGGCCCGCGACTGGACCGCGCTGGGGCCGCTGCTCGAATTCCAGCTGACGCCCGAACTGGTGCTGTTCCTGCTGCTGCCCGCCCTGATCTTCGAGTCCGCCTTCAATCTCGACGCACGACAGTTGCTGAAGGATATCGGCCCGGTCATGGCGATGGCCATCCCCGCCCTGTTGCTTTCCACCGCGATCATCGGCATCGGCCTGTGGCTGTCGCTGGGCATCGATCTGGTCATCGCCCTGCTGTTCGGCGCGCTGATCTCGGCGACCGACCCGGTCGCGGTCATCGCGCTGTTCAAGGAACTGGGCGCGCCGTTGCGGCTGACGATCCTGGTCGAGGGCGAATCGCTGCTGAACGATGCGACCGCCATCGTGGTCTTCAGTATCCTCATGGGCATCCTGGCATCCGGAACCTTCGCCTGGTCGGATGCCGGCGGCGCGGTCGGCGAATTCATCCGCGTGTTCTTCGGCGGAATACTGGTCGGCACGATCATCGGCATCGTGCTGAGCGAACTGCTGTACCGCATGGGTCTGGGGGTCAGTTCCTACATCATCCTGTCGCTCATCCTGGCCTATGCGAGTTTCGCCGTGGCCGAGCATCTGCTGCATGTATCCGGCGTGATGGCCGTGATAGCCGGCGCGATCACGCTGGGCTTGCTCGGCGTCAGCCGCATCCCGCAGTCCGCAACGCATGTGGTCAAGGAAACCTGGGAGATGATCGCGCTGGTGTGCAATTCGCTGCTGTTCCTGATGGTCGGGGTCTCGGTCGATGCCGCGCAAGTCATCGGCAGCATCGACGTGATCGCCGTCGCCGTCGTGCTGGTGGTCGCGGCGCGCGCCGCAACGGTCTACAGCGTGGTGCCGGCGGCTGTCCGGCTGTTCCGGCTGCCGCATGTCAGCCTCGGCGACCGGCACATCATGTGGTGGGGCGGACTGAAGGGCGGGCTGGCCATCGCGATCGTCATGTCCATCCCGAACAGCATCGCGGAAAAAACCCTGCTGATGAACCTGACCCTGGGTGTGGTCATGTTTTCGCTGCTGATCAATGCACCGACGATCCGGCCGCTGATCAAGTATCTCGGCATAGACCGGCTGACGGATGACGAACGCGCCGAGGTCCGTCACGGGTTGGACCAGTCGAAAGCCAGCGCGAACGGCGCGCTCGAACATTTCTACCGGACCGGGTTGATCACCGGCAGCACCCGCACCATCATCGAAAACAGGAACCGCGACATCTTCACCAGCGAAGCCACGACCCGGACGTCCAACAAGGATATCCGTTACCTCACGATCTCCGCGCTGCGGATAGAGATAGAGGAACTGAAGCACCTGTACGACATCGGCATGCTCCGGTACTACAACTATCTCGACATCCGCAACAACATCAAGCTCGACCGCGAAAGCTGGATCGCCAATCCGGAAAAGGTCTCATCGGGGAAACAACCGAAGAACAGCAATTATTTCGTCAGGATCGAGAACGCGATATTGAGACGCCTGCGCGAACTCGACTGGGCGGCAGGCTTGCTGTCGCGCTACCAGTACATGCGTTTCTCCAATAGCCTGCAACGGGACATCGCGGGCATTCTGCTCTGCCACGCCGTGCTCGATGCGCTGGACAAGGAAACCGGCTATGACCGCGATGTCCGGGACTCGGTCGTCGGCGTGTATCGCGACCGGCTGCAAAGGCGGCAACGGCGCGCCAATCTGGTCGCCGAGGAATACCCGGAATTCTTCAACCGTTTCATCACGCGGCTGCTGTCGAAAGTATCCCTGAATGTGGCGGACGAATATATCCAGCAGGCATACCAGCACGGCGAAGTCGGCCCCAAGGCGTTCGCGCTGATCGAACGGGTCATCAAGGCGGAGATCGCCAGGATCCCGCCCATCTCCGAGGCGCCGCCCAAGCTGCTACCGAGCGACCTGATCGGTACTGTGCCGCTACTGAACGGCCTGTCGGCCGAACTGTTGCGGCGCCTGGCGGACAACGCACAGTCCGTGACCTTCATGGCGAAGGATATCGTGATCGGCGAAGGCGAGAAGGGCGATGCCCTTTACCTGATCAGCCACGGGCATGTCGCCGTGTATCGCGAGGAACAGCCGGAAACGATACTGGCGGAACTGAAGGACGGCGACTTTTTCGGCGAGATGGCCCTGCTGGGTGACCAGGTGCGCACTGCCAGCGTGCGGGCCGTGCGCCCCACCACGGTATTGCGGCTGCGCCACAAGGATGTGATGTCGCTCGCCGAGATGGAGCCGGAATTGAAAAGCCGGCTGGAGGAAGCGGACAAGGCGCGCCGCAAAGCCGACCAGTAG
- a CDS encoding peptidyl-prolyl cis-trans isomerase, whose amino-acid sequence MNPARLVAALCALLLCFAMQTASSATQGPSTQGKKTMIKLHTNHGTITLQLDAEKAPLTVKNFLDYVNSGFYSNTVFHRVIPNFMIQGGGFEPGMKQKQTGAPVKNEAANGLKNDKYTIAMARTGDPHSATAQFFINVKNNSFLDYPGQDGWGYCVFGKVVEGKEVVDAIGTVKTGNSGFHQDVPKEDVIITKAEVVQ is encoded by the coding sequence ATGAATCCGGCAAGACTCGTTGCCGCACTGTGCGCGTTGCTGCTCTGCTTCGCGATGCAAACCGCATCTTCCGCAACCCAAGGTCCATCAACTCAAGGCAAGAAAACCATGATCAAACTGCATACCAATCACGGCACCATCACCCTGCAACTGGACGCCGAAAAAGCGCCCCTCACCGTCAAGAATTTTCTCGACTATGTGAACAGCGGCTTCTACAGCAACACCGTGTTCCACCGCGTCATCCCCAACTTCATGATCCAGGGCGGCGGTTTCGAGCCCGGCATGAAACAGAAACAGACCGGCGCCCCGGTCAAGAACGAGGCCGCCAACGGCCTGAAGAACGACAAATACACCATCGCCATGGCGCGCACCGGCGATCCGCATTCCGCCACCGCGCAATTCTTCATCAACGTGAAGAACAACAGCTTCCTCGACTATCCGGGGCAGGACGGCTGGGGTTACTGCGTGTTCGGCAAGGTCGTCGAGGGCAAGGAAGTCGTCGATGCCATCGGTACGGTAAAGACCGGCAACAGCGGCTTCCATCAGGACGTGCCGAAAGAGGACGTCATCATCACCAAGGCGGAAGTGGTGCAATAA
- a CDS encoding zinc-finger domain-containing protein: MPDGWTTFKGNHVNKQDITQRYIEVTAKDLPLSCPMPDTHLWSAHPKVTLPLKHGGEARCPYCGTLYRFKGELPKGHH, from the coding sequence ATGCCGGATGGCTGGACTACGTTTAAGGGGAACCACGTGAACAAACAAGACATCACCCAGCGTTATATCGAAGTGACCGCGAAAGACCTGCCGCTCAGCTGCCCGATGCCGGACACACACCTGTGGAGCGCGCACCCGAAAGTGACGCTCCCGCTCAAGCACGGCGGCGAAGCGCGTTGTCCGTATTGCGGTACGCTGTATCGTTTCAAGGGCGAACTACCCAAGGGACATCATTGA
- a CDS encoding branched-chain amino acid transaminase, whose product MSMSDRDGFIWYDGKLVPWRDATTHVLTHTLHYGMGVFEGLRAYKAANGTAIFRLQEHTDRLFNSAYIFQMKMPYDKATIMEAHREVVRANKLESCYIRPIVFYGSEAMGIAATTLSTHVAIAAWPWGAYLGDEGMQKGIRIKTSSFTRHHVNVNMCRAKSVTTYANSILAHQEVANDNYDEALLLDVDGYVAEGAGENIFIVKKGKLYTPDLTSCLEGITRDSIFTLAGEMGIEIIEKRITRDEVYCADEAFFTGTAAEVTPIRELDHRIIGCGSRGPVTTKLQQAFFDCVAGKHPQHAGWLDYV is encoded by the coding sequence ATGTCGATGTCCGACCGCGACGGTTTCATCTGGTATGACGGCAAGCTCGTGCCCTGGCGCGACGCAACGACCCATGTGCTGACTCACACGCTGCATTACGGCATGGGCGTCTTCGAAGGCCTGCGCGCCTACAAGGCGGCAAACGGAACGGCGATCTTCCGCCTGCAGGAACATACCGACCGCCTGTTCAATTCGGCCTATATCTTCCAGATGAAGATGCCGTACGACAAGGCGACCATCATGGAGGCCCATCGCGAAGTAGTGCGCGCGAACAAACTGGAATCCTGCTACATCCGCCCGATCGTTTTCTACGGTTCCGAGGCGATGGGCATCGCCGCCACGACGCTGTCCACCCATGTCGCGATCGCGGCCTGGCCGTGGGGCGCCTATCTGGGCGACGAAGGCATGCAGAAAGGCATCCGCATCAAGACCTCCAGCTTCACCCGCCATCATGTCAACGTGAACATGTGCCGCGCCAAGTCGGTGACGACCTACGCCAATTCAATCCTCGCGCACCAAGAAGTCGCCAACGACAACTACGACGAAGCACTGTTGCTGGACGTGGACGGGTATGTGGCCGAAGGCGCGGGCGAGAACATCTTCATCGTCAAGAAGGGCAAGCTGTACACGCCCGACCTGACCTCCTGCCTGGAAGGCATCACGCGCGACTCCATCTTCACGCTGGCCGGGGAAATGGGCATCGAGATCATCGAGAAGCGCATCACGCGCGACGAGGTCTATTGCGCTGACGAAGCATTCTTCACCGGGACGGCCGCAGAGGTCACGCCGATCCGCGAACTCGACCACCGGATCATCGGCTGCGGTTCGCGCGGCCCGGTCACGACGAAACTGCAACAGGCGTTCTTTGATTGTGTGGCAGGGAAACATCCGCAACATGCCGGATGGCTGGACTACGTTTAA
- a CDS encoding UDP-2,3-diacylglucosamine diphosphatase, which produces MPHSLFISDLHLSADEPGSMAAFRRFAADLAPGAEAIYILGDLFEYWAGDDDLDDTFHREVIAVLRDITKGGTRLYLMHGNRDLLMGPVLAEACRATLLPDPAPVDLYGTPTLLSHGDTLCTDDGEYQRYRASVHDAGFQRQFLAKPLAERKAFIEQLRARSMAEKQTKDGAIMDVSDDAVASLLRQHHYPRLIHGHTHRPARHEHVIDGHTCERWVLDDWHAQGSALRCDAQGCRVVTF; this is translated from the coding sequence ATGCCCCATTCCCTTTTCATCTCCGACCTGCACCTCAGCGCCGACGAACCCGGCAGCATGGCGGCGTTCCGGCGCTTTGCCGCCGACCTCGCCCCGGGGGCCGAAGCGATCTACATCCTGGGCGACCTGTTCGAATACTGGGCGGGCGATGACGATCTGGACGATACGTTCCACCGGGAAGTCATTGCCGTGCTGCGCGACATCACCAAGGGCGGAACCAGGCTATACCTGATGCACGGCAACCGCGACCTGCTGATGGGCCCGGTGCTGGCCGAAGCCTGTCGCGCCACCCTGCTGCCCGACCCGGCGCCGGTCGACCTGTATGGCACACCGACCCTGCTCAGCCACGGGGATACGCTGTGTACCGACGACGGGGAATACCAGCGTTACCGTGCCAGCGTCCACGACGCCGGATTCCAGCGGCAGTTCCTTGCCAAACCGCTCGCCGAACGCAAGGCTTTCATCGAACAGTTGCGCGCCCGCAGCATGGCGGAAAAACAAACCAAGGACGGCGCGATCATGGACGTGAGCGACGATGCCGTCGCCTCGCTGCTGCGTCAACATCACTATCCGCGCCTGATCCACGGCCACACCCACCGTCCTGCCCGCCATGAGCATGTGATCGACGGCCATACCTGCGAACGCTGGGTGCTGGATGACTGGCATGCTCAGGGATCGGCCCTGCGCTGCGACGCGCAGGGTTGCCGTGTGGTGACGTTCTAG
- a CDS encoding carbon-nitrogen hydrolase family protein, producing the protein MNEVNSTQQRIAAQAGAFKVAAIQMASGPNVSGNLSEARRLIAMAAEKGAKLVVLPEFFAIMGMSDQDKVQVREQPGEGQIQSFLGEMARKHKIWLVGGSIPLAATSPDKVLNSCLVFDEHGAQVARYDKIHLFNLELGNEKYQEANTIEPGDQVVVVDSPFGRIGLAVCYDLRFPELFRAMGDVSIIVLPAAFTETTGKMHWEVLVRARAVENLAYVIAAAQGGYHVSGRETHGNSMVVDPWGRVLDRLPRGSGVVIADVNPSYQASLRASLPALSHRVLHGC; encoded by the coding sequence ATGAATGAAGTAAATTCCACCCAGCAACGCATTGCCGCGCAAGCCGGCGCATTCAAAGTCGCCGCCATCCAGATGGCGTCCGGACCGAATGTCTCGGGCAACCTCAGCGAGGCGCGCCGCCTGATTGCGATGGCGGCGGAAAAAGGGGCGAAGCTGGTGGTGTTGCCGGAATTCTTCGCCATCATGGGGATGAGCGACCAGGACAAGGTCCAGGTGCGCGAGCAGCCTGGAGAGGGACAGATACAGTCATTCCTCGGCGAGATGGCGCGCAAGCACAAGATCTGGCTGGTGGGCGGCTCGATCCCGCTGGCGGCGACTTCTCCGGACAAGGTGCTGAACAGTTGTCTGGTGTTCGACGAGCATGGCGCGCAAGTGGCGCGTTACGACAAGATCCACCTGTTCAATCTGGAACTGGGCAACGAAAAATATCAGGAAGCGAATACCATCGAGCCGGGCGATCAGGTCGTCGTGGTCGACAGCCCGTTCGGGCGCATCGGCCTGGCGGTGTGCTACGACCTGCGCTTCCCGGAACTGTTCCGCGCGATGGGCGACGTGAGCATCATCGTGCTGCCTGCCGCGTTCACCGAGACTACCGGCAAGATGCACTGGGAGGTGCTGGTCCGTGCCCGAGCCGTCGAGAATCTGGCCTATGTGATCGCTGCCGCGCAGGGGGGCTATCATGTCAGCGGGCGCGAGACACACGGCAACAGCATGGTCGTCGACCCGTGGGGCCGCGTACTGGACAGGCTGCCGCGCGGTTCCGGCGTGGTGATCGCCGACGTCAATCCTTCCTATCAGGCCAGCCTGCGCGCCAGCCTGCCCGCGTTGTCGCATCGCGTCCTGCATGGCTGTTAG
- a CDS encoding L,D-transpeptidase family protein, with amino-acid sequence MRTLAIPLLLCGLMTGIAHAAPDSQTTEARFARSLQAIQNSRIDIAMNEVDNLLRVNPNFKLAQLVKGDLLMAHAGAISSFGSAANAPRDKIKDLQDEARARLLRAQSQPVKLAPRYLWQLAANQKYALVVDTSRSTLYVYENVGGEPRYVSDYYVTIGKLGTEKVYEGDQRTPIGVYFVKANLPRKQLADMYGSGAYPLNYPNEWDRKNKRGGSGIWLHGTPSDTYSRPPRASNGCIVLANADLDKLAPYLQVGVTPVIIANKIDWRNEHDQSGRASLLQEVERWRRDWASLDTGAYLEHYARDFSSDGMDYAAWVKHKQAVNSRKSWVKVDIDDISIFTYPDRPDMAVVNFEQGYESDNLSNRMKKRQYWIRQNNRWRILYEGAA; translated from the coding sequence ATGCGCACGCTGGCCATTCCATTGCTGCTGTGCGGTTTGATGACCGGCATCGCGCATGCCGCACCGGATTCACAGACAACGGAAGCACGGTTTGCCCGTAGTCTGCAGGCAATCCAGAACAGCCGCATCGATATCGCAATGAACGAAGTCGACAACCTGTTGCGCGTCAATCCCAATTTCAAGCTGGCCCAACTGGTCAAGGGTGACCTGCTGATGGCGCATGCCGGCGCGATCAGCAGTTTCGGCAGCGCGGCCAATGCCCCGCGCGACAAGATCAAGGATCTTCAGGATGAAGCGCGGGCACGCCTGTTGCGCGCCCAGTCCCAGCCGGTCAAACTCGCGCCGCGCTATCTCTGGCAACTCGCCGCGAACCAGAAATACGCTCTGGTGGTGGATACCAGCCGCTCCACGTTATACGTTTACGAGAACGTCGGCGGCGAGCCGCGCTACGTATCGGACTACTACGTCACTATCGGCAAACTCGGCACGGAGAAAGTTTACGAGGGCGACCAGCGCACGCCGATCGGCGTCTATTTCGTCAAGGCCAACCTGCCCAGGAAACAGCTCGCCGACATGTACGGCAGCGGCGCCTATCCGCTCAACTACCCGAACGAATGGGATCGCAAGAACAAGCGCGGCGGTAGCGGCATCTGGCTGCACGGCACCCCGAGCGACACCTACAGCCGCCCGCCGCGCGCCAGCAACGGCTGTATCGTGCTTGCCAATGCAGACCTCGACAAACTGGCGCCGTACCTTCAGGTCGGCGTCACGCCGGTCATCATCGCCAACAAGATCGACTGGCGCAACGAGCACGATCAGAGCGGGCGGGCCAGCCTGTTGCAGGAAGTGGAACGCTGGCGCAGGGATTGGGCCAGTCTGGACACCGGCGCTTACCTGGAACATTACGCGCGCGACTTTTCCAGCGACGGTATGGACTACGCCGCATGGGTCAAACACAAGCAAGCGGTGAATTCTAGAAAATCCTGGGTCAAGGTCGACATCGACGACATCAGTATATTCACCTACCCAGACCGGCCCGACATGGCGGTAGTCAACTTCGAGCAGGGATACGAGAGCGACAACCTGTCGAACCGCATGAAGAAACGCCAATACTGGATCAGGCAGAACAACCGCTGGCGCATCCTCTATGAGGGTGCCGCATGA